From the Rhinopithecus roxellana isolate Shanxi Qingling chromosome 5, ASM756505v1, whole genome shotgun sequence genome, the window AGGCAGGGAGAGGCATGAGTCAGAACAAATGATGATTCATCTGAGTCTCAACTATGAAGAAACTCACGGATTGTACAGGGTTTTCTGGTGCAGTCGGCTTCCTTGTGTTGTGACTTGGCTGATTAACTCATATTCAAGGCCAGAACTACTGCTGCTATTGAGACTAATCCAATTACGAAGTATTCTGCTGTGGAACAGGGATCTGCCAATTGGATCTGATCTCCTTTGGCAAAAATTTATGTTGAGGAAAGCAAGGAGGTTCCGGAgggattttagatttttaaaattctggctgGGGCAGACCCAGCATGGCTTCCTACAGATATAGGATGGGGGATCACCACAGAGCAGTGTTGGTCTTGTCATGGGATGGCATGAAAGGATCGCTGATATCTTCAGAAGATGAGTCCCGGTCACACAGGAGCTTCTTTAGAGGTGCAGTGTGAACTCTTAACACATGGATAAAGTATTAGAGGAAAATCCAAAGACCGGACACTCACTGGGAGTCTCGTATATCTCTCCTGAGGGACTGAGACCCTGAAATGGGGACCAGAATGGCCATGGCAGTGAGAGAATGTAGAAGTCTTTCTATTCTCAGTTAATGTTTctcaaaatctaaaaattatcCCATTAAAATGCTCTGTGTTAGGGGCCTCTATTGTCTAACAACTGGGTCAGTGGTTTCTAGTTCAGACTTAGGAGAGGAATCCCAAGAAGGAAACTCAGGCTTATCATCTACTTCTCCAAGCCTTCTAGAAATACCATTTCTAATGTACTGGCCTGCAACAGGGACTAATTCAAGACAGAACTTTCCAGAAGGATCTGTCTGTGTTTTTGAGAATCACTGGGAATGGCCGGCACAGCCACCTAGCCTAGGAGACCTGCTATTatgcagaaaatgaagaaaaaatgtgagaagaaaggaatgaagaaagagaagataaagaggaaggaaaagacattTATCTATGATATggagtttatttttcattcttgagTTGGTGGAATTCTTTACTGACCGTGTTAGGTGTGCCACACTCTGTGTTAAGGGCTAAAGCTAGGAGAGGAGGAGACCGTGTTATGGGaagtggtattttttttcttgtacaaaTCTTGTTCCAAATTTCaaatttccattttgaatttGGTGAAGATGTTTTTATTCAAGCTCTGATAGTACTATGGGCATCAGACATCTATGAAATCTTCGACAAGCCAGTTCaacttcctctccctctttcttcttcttcttcttcttttttttttttttggagacagagttttgctcttgttgtccaggctgtagtgcaatggcatgatctcggctcactgcaacctctgccttctgggttcaagcgattctcctgcctcagcctcccgagtagctgggtttacaggtgcgcgccactgtagccaggtaattttttttttattttttgtatttttagtggagatggagtttttctatgctggccaggctggtctcgaactcctgacctcaggcaatccacctgcctcggcctcctaaagtgagccaccatgcctggcctctttcttctttttaatcctACTCCAGCACGCCAAAGAGCCATGTTATATAAAGGGGGGCCTAAAACCCAAAAGAAATAGAGCAAGGGAGGGCCATTTCAAGGAGGAACccagcttcttttttgtttttagcaacaCCCCTGTTTCTCTCTTCATACAAACATTCTCCATCTCATCACACCTCTATGCTGGAAACTTGAGTCTTTGGATTTCTTGCTGTTCAAAATTCTGCAGTGGGTTAAAGCAGTCCGTTCAGTTCCTCCTGAAGTGATTCCACTGCTCCATGTGCATTGGATTTACCTTCTCTAGATTTTAGTCGTGACGTGATTAATGCCTCCATTCCATGTCAACTAACATAAGCCTAAAAAACCACACAGATCTTTATGTAAAATCTGTAAAAGAATGAATATCTACTTTGCCCTCCTTCCACAGGGAACCCAGCCCATGTGGGCCCTGGGGCCACAGAATGCTGGCAACTGCTGCTCAAGGACCAGCATGAgggggccagggccagggtgCTGCTTTTGGAAATGCTGTACACCTCAGCCATTGTGGCTTTTGTGCTGTATAAGTGTTTCAGATGCAAGgatggcggggggtgggggtgccCTGAGTCTGCATCTCTCATGGTGGTGCCATAGTACTGAGAGCAAGATACAGTTTCCactgtctgtaaaatgaagataatagttGATTGGCCTCCAACATTATAGAGTAATTTTAAGGATTCAGCGAGGTAAGGGATATGAAAGGCACGTAGTAAACTGTAAATGAATAATGACCATCACATTTAATTTTCCTACAATCTAATAAAGAGTAGCCACTTGCTTGAGGTCATCCAGAGCGGCAACTGGTGGAGCTGGACACCCAGCTAGTGTTCATACTACTAAAGTGGGGCCAACGGTGGCACAAGGGGTTGATTGCTGCAACCACGGTGTTTCTAGAGTTCAAGACATCAAGTGGTCTCATGGTCTCCTAGGGAAGGAAGCCCTTAAATATGAGTTGACGGTACATTTGGAAAGTAACACCTTCCAGGACGGTATCTTCAGCCCTGACCCTATTAGTTATTTGCATTAGAAAATAGAACCAATTGAACCAATTTTGATGTGTGAAACTACAAGAGATAGCTAGTGATCCCAGGTAGACGTGACAGGCTAGGATGAGTGACTGAatttaataatgaaatttaacaaggatAGTTTAGTAAATTCTATCACTGGGCCTGAGTACAGCCTGGAAGAAGACATTTCTTAGCAGCAGCACTTATGAGAGACACTTAGGCATACCCAGTGACTAATAAGTTTATGGTGTGATGTGACAACCTACTTCCCAAATCAATGGTAGGAACAAGGTGTTGTGCTTTATCTACTGATCAGAACATTCCTGGAGAATCTTCTTCTCACAGAACTGCCTTAAGAGCACTATATGTTCAGTAAAGCAACCAGAGAAAACGATGCAAAATGAGCCCTGACTGAAAAGATCAAAGATATTAAACCAGAAAAAACTCAGGAAAGGGGGCAAGGGTATGCCCATTGTCTTTAAATTCCTGAGGAACTATCACATTGAAAAGTCATTATTTTGGAAGGCTCTAATCAGCACTATGGAAAGAAGatacatgaaagaaaattttGGCTTTGTATATGAACTGTCTAACAATGAGAGCTCAATCAAACTGGAGAGAGCTGCTCATTCCTGGAGGTGTTTCAGCAGACTGAATGACCATGTGTGGGAGACGTTGACATATTGCTTCATGTGCTGGGTGAGGACTAGACTAGAAGTAATTGTGGTTCTCTGAGGTAAAAACCCAATAGCTTTCTCTACCTTAAATGACACCCCTCTGCTTACTGGCTTTGGAGACTGAGGTGATGGAGCAGAATAATTTTGCTGCAGTATTGCCCTTTTCTTCTTCTACAACAGGGAAAAGATGAAGCTGCAGTTCTCCAAGAGGAGACAGGCAAGAAGCAACCATTGCAGCTGGAGCAACAGCTAATCCAGACAGAgcagcacctggaaaatctgaTGGCCCAACTGGACCCCCTTTTTGAGTGTGTGACTACTTTGGCTGGAGCCCAGTAGGAGCTTCTGAACATGCAGCTATGAACCGTGAAGCTGCTACAAGATAGCAAGCCAGATAAGGGTATGGTGGCTTCAGAACCAGAGGCCAGCATACCTTTTcctgaggactttttttttttttttttttttggaggcggagtctcgctctgtcgcccggactggagtgcagtggccagatctcagctcactgcaagctccgcctcctgggtttacgccattctcctgcctcagcctcctgagtagctgggactacaggcgcccgccacctcacccggctagttttgtatttttagtagagacggggtttcaccgtgttagccaggatggtctcgatctcctgacctcgtgatccgcccgtctcggcctcccaaagtgctgggattacaggcttgagccaccgcgcccggccttcctgaGGACTTATGTGTgaaggaagatgaggaggaggctGCTGATGGTCAGACCTGGGAGGATCCCATAAACTGGAGCACAGAGACATGGAAACTAGCCACTTCCTGGCAGGTGGAGCAGGTACTAAGGAGAAGATGCAGCAAGGCTGTGGAAAAGGGCTCCAGTCACAGCCCCAGCTGGGAAGGAGAGACAAGAGCTGAGGGtttagtaaaacttttttttttaaacttctgttaATAGGGTACAAAGTTAAACAAAGTTtgttcttgattaaaaaaaagaatgaatatctAATGTATAAACAACTCCAACCTAGGTTTCCAAAATCTTGCATTCATTCACATTTGTGCTTCTTTCTACACAACTGTCATTTACATTCCTAGTGCTTGTATTTCACCATGTAAAGTgggaatttaatatttataaatgaggCATTTATGTACTGTGCACTCTACTCCTGAAACTATGTTAGTCACAGGGTATGTTAAGATACATGAAACGTAGTCTTGGTCCTTAAGTAGCTTATGGAGAAGCAGAGAAACTAAATATGTGATAGAAGCAATAACACTTACATGAACATTGCTTTTTGGGAGCACGGAGATGGAGGAAGTTACTTTGCCCATTGGGTCTAGGAAGGTTTCTACAAGGAGACTCCACCTGAGCAGGGTCATGAGGGTGAGCAAGGGTTTATTGGGTCATTTGGGAAGGGATGGACAGTGCATGCAAAAGGATTGGCATGGGAAAATGCACAGAGATGGGGAAATGTATCGAAGGTGGGGAAGGCGTGAGTTGTTAGAGGTGTTAAATCACTGGGTCAAATTCTAGGTGAGAAATATTGGAATTAGACCCTTGAACTGTATGTAATCTTCCAACAAAATTAATTCACGTATTTTTCACTATCTTTTTACATTCTTGTCATCTGAAAATGCAACGTTATTGTTAATGCCCTTATATGAATATGGACACAAATATTGACTTGAACAGGCCTGAAGGTAGAGCTAATAGGACTTAGCCATCTCATTCTGTGGGATTCCTTAATTCCTTAAATTATTAAGcaagttttaatttattcatttatttatttgttcattcatttatttattagagacagggtctcagcctgttgcccaggctggagtacagtggcacaagcatagctcactgcagcctcaacctcctgggcacaagtgatcctcctgcctcagccccctgagtagctggaactataggaaCATGCCTCCATgccaggaaaatttttaaatttttcttaaagatggggtcttgctttgttgacaGGTGTGTCTGAAACTtctggccttgagtgatcctcctgccttagtctcttaaagtgctgggattacaggtgtgagccaccatgcctggctgcaagTTTGAAAATATATGTTGTATGGGATGCAGTTTTATTGGTGATGAGGATGTAAACAGGACTTAGGTGTAGTGTAGTCCCTCTGTGATGCATATAGTCTCAATGGGTAGAATGAGCTGTACTCAAGTGTTTATTACATGAGCCTAAACTCACATATTACAGTCACAGCAGGTATATCTGGCTCAAGACCTATTTTGATTGGCCTATgcagtgttttttgtttctttgcttgttttttaaaaataatttttggatgTGGTGGCAACCTTTCCAAATGGAGATTTTCACATAAAAAATTTGGgttcctggccgggtgtggtggctcacacctgtaatcccagcactttgggaggccaaggcgggcggatcacaaggtcaggagatctagaccatcctggctaacaggtgaaaccctatctctactaaaaatacagaaaattagctgagcatggtggtgggcacctgtagtcccaactactcgggaggccgaggggggagaatggcgtgaacccgggaggcggagcttgtggtgagccgagattgcgccactgaactccagcctgggggacagagtgagactatctcacagaaaaaaaccaaaacacacacacacacacacacacacacacaaaatttggaTTCCTGACTTGCCTTAAAATAGCTACAGATGTGGCCATATTAGGTCACCATTAGCTCAATGTGATGATCAACTAAAGCTGAATAGCAGTTACTTCTTCTTAAgtcgtgtcttttttttttgagacagagttctactctgctgccgaggctggagtgcagtggtgcaatgtcagcttactgcaacctccacctcccaggctcaaatgatcttcccacctcagcctccctggtagctgggactacaggcatgtagtGCGGTGGCACCCAACTacttcttgtaattttttttgtagatgtggggtttcgccatgttgcacaggctggtctcaacctcctgggctcaagcaatctgcccgccttggcctcccaaagtactgggattacagatgtgagcaatGACACCTGCCAGTCATGTCCTCTTAAGTAGTAGCCACCTCTGCTTTTAAGACCAAAGCTCAGGGGTCTCCACTGActccactcctccctccctcctgtccaTTCAGTCAGTGGCAACACCTACCTGGCTCCTGGAGACATTTCTGTTTATGAcgcatgagatttttttttttttagacagagtcttgctctgtcacccaggctggagtgcagtggtacaatcttggctcagtgcaagctctgcctcctgggttcatgccattctcctgcctcagcctcctgagtagctgggactacaggtgcccgccaccacgcccgggtaatttttttgtatttttagtagagacggggtttcacggtgttatccaggatggtctcgatctcctgacctcagcctcccaaagtgctggtgttacaggcgtgagtcactgcacccggccagatgCATCAGATTGTTATCATAGCATCCTGAGAAATGACTCAGATAATACTGTCTCCAATCCTTGACCATTCTTCTTTAAATTGTGTTCAAAGCACACCTCCAAAGAGACTTTTtaattgttcctttcttttttttttaattttatttttattttttatttttattttttttgagacaaggtcttgctgtgtcacccaggctggagtgcagtggcatgattatggttcactgtagctttgatctcccgggctcaagcaatcctctcctctcagcctcatgagtagctgggactataggtgcatgccaccatgcatggctaattaaaattttttatttttgtagagacagggtcttgctatgttgcccaggctcatcttgaacttctgggctcaagtgatcctcccaccgtggcctcccaaactgttgggattacaggtgtgagccactttgccatTTCTTTTACAGGTCCCTCTGCATATATTTAACTGCCCTCCACTGCCTCAAAATTAAATCCAAATGATAGGAAAGATCTTGGGCTAAGGACCTGTTTGTTTAAATTAGGAATCATTATAAACACATGTTAAGGAGAGTATCCTGGGTTTTTAGCGTGAGTTTGTCTTTAATATCAAAGAGGTGCTAAATGTGGGCTTGTTCTATATTTCATTAGCTTAAGCACCAAATCAGTGTCACAGCAGCCACTAAATTATTAGATAATGTTATTACACCATTATTTGTAATCAAGGGACATGATAAGATATAGTCCCAGGGAAAGATCTTCTGCATTATGGTAAAAACAGCTGTTGCCACAGGGTTGCTCAAAGCCACCTTGATGTCTACCACTTGAAATTTCTTCAGTTGTGAAGTACCCTTGTAATATCTGCCCTTAACCTGCAGGTACCAACTGTCAATACCTTCTTTCACACAGCTTTCCCTAATGCAGTGGCTATCTATGGGAATGACAAATACATACTACTTGCGGGTACCATGTGAAGGATTTTCATAAAACGTGGTACAGGTTAATGTAATTGCAACGAACGGAGGGAGCTAACTAACCTTAGCTcaaaagacatttgggagctaggcatggtggtgcacacctttagtcccagctagcaagaggctgacatgggaagatcaattgagctcaggagtttgagttcaagctgggcaacataatgagaccccatgtcttaaaaaaaaaaaaaagacatgtggTGTACTGACCTCTCCCTAGTCTCTTGGGTTCAGCAAGGTGATCCTAGACCTTCCTTATTGTATGGGCCTTTCGCATATCTTCCCTGAAGGCACCAGATGAAAGCATATCTTGGCCTATTTGATGATGTTTCAGGAATTAAATAGAAAAGTTAACAGCAAGGGATGGATCTGAAGATAAAGAGTCAGGCAACGTGGAGCAGCATGAGCTGAGGCTGATGCGGATATCAGGACCTTGCATGCCACCCAGGCCCGGGAACAGCAACAGAGGAACTTGGACATAATTTACAAGCCTGACACCCTGACCATCAGGAAGGGTCAAGTGCAAACTAGCATAGCTAAGCCAAGACAAATTTAATGTTCCAGGACGGAGCTGAGTAAAATCAAGAGGTGAATGTAAAAATGCAACATTATTAATTATAGGGAAATCTGGATACAGGAATGTAAGCTAATCATTATGAGGCTGGAGAGAGGTGATTGGCCTGGTGAAAATGttgcttttatatgttttattgtcTTATAAACAATTTAAGTGAGTGAATGGATATGGTAGACAAGGGAAGAATTTGTAAGTTCCCTCccactttttcaaaaatatttcaggtACTCAAGCCATCACTAGGTTGAGAATTCCTCTTGACATTGTAAAATCAAGCATGCAAAAGTTAACTTTTGATCGTATCTCCGTGTGAATAGTTAGATATAGAGTTCAGTGGCTAATTGGTGTGATCGGAGTGGAAAGAAGTACATTGTGGGGGGCCAGGTTGGATGTGAGGGACATCAGACAAAAAACAAGGCAAAATTATAGAACTGGATGTCTGAAGAGATGGGGGAAAGAATTCCTTAGTTCATGACATCTTAATGGGATCACATCACCTTTCCAAAGCCACAGACCTTTTATAATATTGTAGTAAGCACCACAAATCAGAACTGGGGATTTCTGCATCAGGCTGCTTATTACAACATCAGAGATTTATTTAAACCGTGTTTATTAAAAGACCTCTTTCTGGATGCACCTATGTATTTTCAGGGTAGCAACAGCTGGGCCAGGGGTGATCAAGGGGGAAGAGTCCTCTATTTGGTTATTGACAAGAAAAGACATGTTCCAGAAAGGACTTTTACTCTCCTTTGATTACCCGCACTCCCTTCAAAGACAAGGAGCTTAGAATCCCTCATGGACTCTCACTGCCCTGAGTCTGGCTGCTGTGAAGATGACTTATCAGACATTCCTTTGGGACAGCAGGATCAGGATAATGGGCAGAGGGGAAAGGAGAGTCCTGGTTCTCCCCGCTTTCTCCATCCAATCAGTGTTAGTTGTCTTTCCGTTGCCCACTAACAGGCAAATAACCTGACTCCTCTCCTGCCAAATGAGGCTGTACCTCAATCTAGTGTCAATTCAGCTCTCAAGCAATGCTGACATGGACTCTCTTTTGGAAATAAGGCATTAATGTCTTCAACACCACCTTCTACCAAAGAACACAGATAGTCTGATTCTATCTGGGCCACAAAGCCGTCTTTTCCTCCTCATCTTAGATGCTTCTGAGGAAATATGGCAGCAAGGTATTTGAGGTTATCACTTACTGAGCAGGTCACCCCTGCTCTGAGCACAGGGCAGGTGGGATGGGTCAGTGGCTGGGCCTCATTGAGGAAGGCTGTTGCATAGGAGGCCTTGTTAGAGATGTTCTGGGGATGTCTCTTGCCAGTTTTATGTAATTCAAAAGGCAATGGGAAGGAACTCACTTCACTGTGTTACAGGaacattttgtgtgtgttatgCCATTTAGGTTTCAAAAAAATCTATGAATGCTTACTTATCTCTGTGTATCATATTTGCCTGTAAGCTTCCAGACCTCTAATTAGAGGGCTCGAGGGCACAAATTGTCCCTATTCAGatttgtatccccagtgcctagaggAAAGCCAGGTATATTGTTAAACTTGGAATATGTATGTTGTATAAATAAATCGTTGAACATTGTTAGAATCCCTTAAAAGTAAACGaagactggccaggcacagtggctcaagtaatcacagcactttgggaggccaaggtggggcagGGTTAGGGGtggcttgggtccaggagtttgagaccagcctgggcaacatagccaaacctgatctcttgaaaaaaaaaaaaaaaaaaaagaggaagacttAGAATATCAAATATATACCGCTAGGATGTGAGGATATCGCTAACATACAAGTTGAGCTATTCCTATTTGATCATATAATGACACAGTAATGGAAATGTAATTTTACACAgattttcatctttcttctagaccagtttttttttttagtgattttaTGGTTTTGAAATTTCTAGAGATATTTTTGGTAACTATAATAAGTGGGGAGGAGATCAGTGCTAGTATTTAATGGATAGGGAACAAGTGTGCTCAGAGTATAGCAAAGTAAAATAATTCGTGCATGGCCTACACAAtttatcactgttttcttggcTGCTTATGTAGGTAAGAAAACAACTTAGAATTATCTGAGCTTCTACCCTAACTCCTTTTATTTTGCATGGTTTTAAAATGCAGAGAGTTTGCTGGGAATGTAACTATCATGTAAATTGAGGAAAATCAT encodes:
- the LOC104672624 gene encoding LOW QUALITY PROTEIN: coiled-coil domain-containing protein 107-like (The sequence of the model RefSeq protein was modified relative to this genomic sequence to represent the inferred CDS: substituted 2 bases at 2 genomic stop codons); this encodes MASEANRKRKWNPAHVGPGATECWQLLLKDQHEGARARVLLLEMLYTSAIVAFVLYKCLQGKDEAAVLQEETGKKQPLQLEQQLIQTEQHLENLMAQLDPLFECVTTLAGAQXELLNMQLXTVKLLQDSKPDKGMVASEPEASIPFPEDFCVKEDEEEAADGQTWEDPINWSTETWKLATSWQVEQVLRRRCSKAVEKGSSHSPSWEGETRAEGLVPTVNTFFHTAFPNAVAIYGNDKYILLAGTQAITRLRIPLDIVKSSMQKLTFDRISV